Proteins encoded within one genomic window of Acinetobacter sp. WCHA55:
- the recA gene encoding recombinase RecA produces MDDNKSKALNAALSQIEKQFGKNTVMRLGDNTVQAVEAVSTGSLTLDIALGIGGLPKGRIIEIYGPESSGKTTMTLQAIAECQKAGGTCAFIDAEHALDPQYARKLGVDIENLLVSQPDHGEQALEIADMLVRSGAIDLIVVDSVAALTPRAEIEGEMGDSHMGLQARLMSQALRKITGNAKRSNCMVIFINQIRMKIGVMFGSPETTTGGNALKFYASVRLDIRRVGQVKEGDEIVGSETKVKVVKNKMAPPFREALFQILYGKGVNHLGELVDLAVQQEIVQKAGAWYSYQGDKIGQGKNNVIRHLEENPQLAETIEKIIREKLLTTANATPVEENEEEPDFLDA; encoded by the coding sequence ATGGATGATAATAAAAGCAAGGCGCTCAATGCTGCGCTAAGCCAAATTGAAAAGCAGTTTGGTAAAAACACAGTAATGCGCCTTGGCGATAACACCGTACAAGCTGTTGAAGCGGTATCAACGGGTTCTTTAACACTTGATATTGCTCTAGGCATTGGCGGCTTACCTAAAGGTCGTATCATTGAGATTTATGGTCCTGAATCTTCAGGTAAAACAACCATGACTTTACAAGCGATTGCCGAATGTCAAAAAGCAGGTGGCACATGTGCATTTATTGATGCAGAGCACGCTCTAGACCCACAGTATGCGCGTAAACTTGGCGTAGATATTGAAAATCTACTGGTTTCTCAGCCTGACCATGGTGAGCAAGCACTTGAAATTGCAGACATGCTGGTTCGCTCTGGTGCTATTGACCTCATCGTTGTCGACTCTGTTGCAGCATTGACACCACGTGCAGAAATTGAAGGTGAAATGGGTGACTCACACATGGGCCTCCAAGCGCGTTTAATGAGCCAAGCATTACGTAAAATTACAGGTAATGCAAAACGTTCAAACTGTATGGTGATTTTCATTAACCAAATTCGTATGAAAATTGGTGTAATGTTTGGTAGCCCTGAAACCACGACTGGTGGTAATGCGTTGAAATTCTATGCGTCTGTGCGTTTAGACATTCGTCGCGTAGGTCAAGTCAAAGAAGGCGATGAAATCGTTGGTTCTGAAACCAAAGTGAAAGTTGTCAAAAACAAAATGGCACCTCCATTCCGCGAAGCGCTCTTCCAAATCCTCTATGGTAAAGGTGTCAACCATTTGGGTGAACTTGTAGATTTGGCTGTTCAACAAGAAATCGTACAAAAAGCAGGTGCTTGGTATTCATACCAAGGTGATAAAATTGGTCAAGGTAAAAACAATGTGATCCGTCACCTTGAAGAAAACCCTCAATTGGCTGAAACCATTGAAAAAATCATTCGAGAAAAACTACTGACGACTGCAAATGCTACGCCTGTAGAAGAGAATGAAGAAGAGCCAGACTTCTTAGATGCTTAA
- a CDS encoding RNA-binding S4 domain-containing protein: MRKSTLAEDAVGMRIDKWLWAARFFKTRSIAKNAIEGGKVHHNGERVKVSREVRIGMELTIQQGIDKKTVVIKELSDVRGSAPVAQTLYEETEVSITRRELIASQRKLHNLARPDHRPSKKDRRDISKFKQENDQQFDQYWSYNDDE; the protein is encoded by the coding sequence ATGCGTAAATCCACTTTAGCGGAAGATGCTGTCGGCATGCGCATTGACAAATGGTTATGGGCAGCACGTTTTTTTAAAACGCGCTCCATTGCCAAAAATGCAATTGAGGGAGGAAAAGTTCACCACAATGGCGAACGTGTCAAAGTCTCGAGAGAAGTTCGAATTGGAATGGAACTCACCATACAGCAAGGCATTGACAAGAAAACCGTGGTGATCAAAGAACTCTCTGACGTGCGTGGTTCCGCCCCTGTTGCACAAACATTATATGAAGAAACTGAAGTCAGTATTACACGACGGGAATTGATTGCAAGCCAAAGAAAGTTGCATAATCTAGCTCGACCTGATCATCGTCCAAGTAAAAAGGACCGCCGCGATATCAGTAAGTTTAAACAAGAAAATGATCAACAATTTGACCAATATTGGTCTTATAATGATGATGAATGA
- a CDS encoding HAD-IA family hydrolase yields the protein MEKPIIIFDMDGTLLDLAYDDFIWNHQLPIRYAEQHQCSLEQSTQALFQFYQTHNHTLNWYSTRFWTAKVGVDTLALQQEFKHKVGLRKGCLELLNYLKTNGYPCWLATNADCEGLKFKLEHTKLASYFDVIISSETLGHAKEFTEFWQHLHERHPFAAKQCYFIDDTEKVLKGAESYGIQNLFTIAQPSSLGQSKTSSPYPILNHLTDLIPYLEQAEVTTKYA from the coding sequence GTGGAAAAGCCAATTATCATTTTTGATATGGACGGTACATTACTAGATCTTGCCTATGATGATTTTATTTGGAATCATCAGCTTCCTATCCGTTATGCTGAACAACACCAGTGCTCTTTAGAACAAAGTACTCAAGCGCTGTTTCAGTTTTATCAAACCCATAATCATACACTCAATTGGTACTCTACGCGCTTTTGGACCGCTAAAGTTGGCGTAGATACGCTCGCTTTGCAGCAGGAATTTAAGCATAAAGTTGGCCTACGTAAAGGCTGCCTTGAACTTCTCAACTATTTAAAAACTAACGGCTACCCTTGCTGGCTTGCTACCAATGCGGACTGTGAAGGACTTAAGTTTAAACTCGAACACACAAAACTGGCCTCATATTTCGATGTCATCATTAGCAGTGAAACTCTTGGTCATGCCAAGGAGTTTACTGAGTTTTGGCAACATCTCCATGAACGTCACCCATTTGCGGCCAAACAATGCTACTTTATTGATGACACCGAAAAAGTACTAAAAGGTGCTGAAAGTTATGGTATTCAAAACCTATTTACCATTGCTCAACCCTCATCACTAGGTCAAAGCAAAACATCCAGCCCTTATCCGATCTTAAATCATCTCACCGATTTAATTCCTTATTTAGAGCAAGCTGAGGTCACTACCAAATATGCGTAA
- a CDS encoding 3'(2'),5'-bisphosphate nucleotidase CysQ family protein, translated as MFKPTTAPQDTLILQLVPIVTQACEILRAEYQAYVVGGDFTVERKSDHSPVTQADYRVNQFITDALNNTFPHFPVLSEEGQHAYRQQWQSFWMLDPLDGTKEFLHHRPEFTINLSLIEGAHTTFAVLAIPCEQQIYFCPLQGQPLKYNIEKDVWSEYVPVENHSAVQVGLSQSSQSKPQYQVYLEQLEKLTPIQEYRAGSAYKFCMVLEDRVDIYPRFHPTSEWDTSAGQCLLERIGGGLVDFQGRPFVYNQRLSLLNGGFIAYRNNDMKKLALQALELMPSSA; from the coding sequence ATGTTTAAGCCCACAACTGCACCTCAAGATACGCTGATATTGCAACTTGTACCGATTGTGACTCAAGCGTGCGAGATTTTACGAGCAGAGTATCAAGCTTATGTTGTAGGTGGTGATTTTACAGTTGAACGAAAATCCGATCATTCACCAGTTACGCAAGCGGACTATCGTGTCAATCAATTTATTACTGATGCTTTAAACAATACCTTTCCTCATTTTCCTGTTCTTTCTGAAGAAGGGCAGCATGCGTATAGACAGCAGTGGCAGTCTTTTTGGATGCTTGATCCTTTAGATGGCACTAAAGAATTTTTGCATCACCGTCCTGAATTCACCATTAATCTCAGTCTTATCGAAGGTGCGCATACAACTTTTGCTGTGCTGGCTATTCCTTGTGAGCAGCAAATTTACTTCTGTCCACTACAAGGGCAGCCTTTAAAATATAATATTGAAAAAGATGTATGGTCTGAATATGTTCCAGTTGAAAACCACAGTGCTGTTCAAGTCGGCTTAAGTCAAAGTAGTCAGAGTAAACCGCAGTACCAAGTGTATTTAGAGCAGTTGGAAAAACTTACGCCTATTCAAGAGTATCGCGCTGGGAGCGCATATAAGTTTTGTATGGTGTTGGAAGACCGAGTCGATATTTACCCGCGCTTTCACCCAACGAGTGAGTGGGATACTAGTGCTGGACAGTGTTTATTGGAGCGGATCGGTGGTGGTTTGGTTGATTTTCAGGGACGACCATTTGTGTATAACCAAAGATTGAGTTTACTGAATGGTGGTTTTATTGCATATCGAAATAACGATATGAAAAAACTGGCATTACAAGCACTTGAACTAATGCCTTCGTCGGCTTGA
- a CDS encoding histidine phosphatase family protein: MALELLPPSMLKAIDLLPDAKTPVTLFTRHSIREVVTGQGLAGYDLQLTHQGRDLAQAWGSYLIDNTDRVIQHCISSPIQRCIDTAALMIQGADGQTLEPNTHRIEIIEQGLLVEPGSFVLDIKQAGPYFQRQGALGFINSFVNNALPGMKHPIHGVVDVLELIYNTHPNNPYGLSLAVSHDTILAAILAVISGRTIVTKEDWPKMMEGLFVWFEGDVFLESKLKWIWRGEINELNIHEFQNL, encoded by the coding sequence ATGGCCTTAGAGTTACTCCCGCCTAGTATGTTGAAGGCAATCGATTTATTGCCAGATGCAAAAACGCCAGTGACGTTGTTTACACGTCATTCCATTCGTGAAGTTGTTACGGGTCAGGGGCTTGCAGGCTATGATTTACAGTTGACGCATCAAGGGCGTGATTTGGCACAGGCGTGGGGTTCTTATCTGATTGATAATACTGATAGAGTGATACAACATTGTATTTCTAGCCCAATTCAACGTTGTATTGATACCGCTGCGCTAATGATTCAAGGGGCAGATGGGCAAACCCTTGAGCCGAATACTCACCGTATTGAAATTATCGAACAAGGTTTGTTGGTTGAGCCAGGCAGTTTTGTTTTGGATATTAAGCAAGCGGGACCTTATTTTCAGCGTCAAGGTGCTTTAGGATTTATTAATAGCTTTGTGAATAATGCCTTACCTGGTATGAAGCATCCGATTCATGGCGTCGTAGATGTATTGGAGCTCATATATAACACGCATCCGAACAACCCTTATGGTTTGAGCCTTGCGGTCAGTCATGACACGATTTTAGCTGCGATTTTGGCGGTCATTTCAGGGCGTACAATTGTGACCAAAGAAGACTGGCCGAAAATGATGGAAGGCCTTTTTGTGTGGTTTGAGGGCGATGTGTTTTTGGAATCAAAATTGAAATGGATTTGGCGTGGGGAAATTAATGAGTTGAATATTCATGAATTTCAAAATCTGTAA
- a CDS encoding M66 family metalloprotease — protein MLAACGGGGGESGTENSTTPVVKTYPEPTQDVADVNTLGYFDYDASSNTRVIRNDLTGNFEAMLQFGQSHVVDPNGNESKKMPRLTMEKEALLLVTPTDSMGKIDGLSADIYMNNQWLRTIELDDPTHIPQSDQTNTDDRPRVQYSQRAWSARFNWDEIRPGLRIQFKDSLGRQGKIAEDKIDFAAPGELVLNNIRIGMLTAPPVSNGHYMLNDPVRAGSDYFQTIPAAEMTVAKYDDIQLDRVMIADGTIYDTASASQGGVYEGDMRENVGKSTFSVGINLANWGITSASMASQNQPQLTQTVVAHHSRGKYANGESNHGLSGGNGMLTLYDSVGNEFSHEIGHHYGLGHYPGQEGDNQFWTSHHADSGWGYIPYRNMMRGNLIWNNKDLWAASTGIANFLALYPHSRDAMSGGYASSSVSRYTHYTGYSTYLKIQPHFNRYVWDKTSPTGYKKWNEVTRQMEVAQPTMPNSAAPVWYQPKQNYLRPRVFGEPVVTILGGYDPVAQVGLLYPAARSNWGNVYDLPAANTALNQDACWLNVQYPNTATNIALAPTRLGSNANKLHVNLALADHPQKVDLYCKQANASAKLLSTTVIPQYATAITPAVKIGKAQGYKALRDLELPVLEQELLNQAANNIIVLSPNGLMLYQAYKSYTNEMSLAAQQVLERYEEQETRWMRLNRWVNVYYDDLAKDVPAAIDALNTFIKQLGLQQDDPLAQSTLLKNNKNCLKTELTVNQKMDVYISGPSGCVGDDTEQWVYDSLGRIHSKAAMGQCLTGNGGSAKVTLTDCVANNAAQVWSMDAMTSAIKQAGQCLDLNTGNLVNNRQIAIRYSCSGNNNQRWTMLNQNTSLILAGATSRNIGILVKSLKTQ, from the coding sequence ATGCTTGCTGCGTGTGGTGGAGGTGGTGGAGAAAGTGGAACCGAAAACTCTACAACGCCTGTAGTGAAAACCTATCCTGAACCTACACAGGATGTGGCTGATGTGAATACATTGGGATATTTTGATTACGATGCAAGTTCCAATACGCGTGTGATACGAAATGACTTAACTGGTAACTTCGAAGCGATGCTGCAATTTGGTCAGAGTCATGTGGTTGATCCAAATGGTAATGAAAGTAAAAAAATGCCGCGTCTGACGATGGAAAAAGAAGCGCTATTGTTAGTTACGCCAACTGATAGCATGGGGAAAATTGATGGTCTGAGTGCAGACATCTATATGAATAACCAATGGTTAAGAACTATTGAACTAGATGATCCAACTCACATTCCTCAGTCTGATCAAACCAATACCGATGACCGTCCGCGTGTGCAATATAGTCAGCGCGCGTGGAGTGCTCGATTCAATTGGGATGAAATACGCCCTGGTTTGCGTATTCAGTTTAAAGATTCTCTTGGACGTCAGGGGAAAATTGCGGAAGACAAAATTGATTTTGCTGCTCCGGGAGAGTTGGTCTTAAATAATATTCGTATCGGCATGTTAACTGCTCCTCCTGTTTCCAATGGTCACTATATGCTGAATGATCCTGTTCGGGCAGGTTCAGATTACTTTCAAACGATTCCAGCTGCTGAAATGACCGTTGCCAAATATGATGATATTCAGTTGGATCGCGTCATGATTGCGGACGGGACGATTTACGATACGGCAAGCGCCAGCCAAGGCGGAGTTTATGAGGGTGACATGCGTGAAAACGTGGGTAAGTCGACATTTAGCGTAGGCATTAATCTAGCAAACTGGGGCATTACCAGTGCTTCGATGGCAAGTCAAAATCAACCACAATTAACCCAAACCGTAGTTGCACACCATAGCCGTGGAAAATACGCCAATGGCGAAAGTAATCATGGCTTAAGTGGTGGTAACGGCATGCTGACGTTATATGACTCGGTTGGAAACGAGTTTAGTCATGAAATTGGACACCACTATGGACTGGGGCATTATCCTGGACAGGAGGGTGATAACCAGTTCTGGACTTCACATCATGCAGATAGTGGTTGGGGTTACATTCCGTATCGCAATATGATGCGGGGTAATTTGATTTGGAATAATAAGGATTTATGGGCTGCTTCTACAGGAATTGCAAATTTCTTAGCTTTATATCCACATAGCCGAGATGCCATGTCTGGTGGTTATGCATCAAGTTCAGTTTCACGTTATACCCACTATACGGGCTATAGCACTTATTTAAAAATTCAACCGCACTTTAACCGTTATGTGTGGGACAAAACTTCACCGACGGGCTATAAAAAATGGAATGAAGTCACACGGCAGATGGAAGTAGCTCAACCGACTATGCCAAATTCTGCTGCACCTGTTTGGTACCAACCAAAGCAAAACTATTTACGTCCACGTGTCTTTGGTGAACCTGTGGTGACCATTTTGGGTGGCTATGACCCTGTTGCGCAGGTTGGGCTACTCTATCCTGCGGCACGTTCAAACTGGGGTAATGTTTATGATTTACCCGCTGCGAATACTGCGTTAAATCAGGATGCATGTTGGTTAAATGTACAGTATCCAAATACAGCGACCAATATTGCACTGGCTCCAACCCGATTGGGTAGTAATGCCAATAAATTACATGTCAATTTAGCGCTTGCAGATCACCCTCAGAAAGTCGATTTATATTGTAAGCAGGCCAATGCTAGTGCCAAATTATTATCGACCACAGTGATTCCCCAATATGCTACGGCTATAACACCTGCCGTGAAAATTGGTAAAGCGCAGGGTTATAAAGCTTTGCGCGATCTAGAGCTGCCTGTACTTGAGCAAGAGTTACTGAATCAAGCGGCGAACAATATTATTGTTTTGTCACCAAATGGTTTAATGCTTTATCAGGCCTATAAGTCATATACCAATGAGATGAGTTTAGCTGCACAGCAGGTACTTGAGCGTTATGAAGAGCAAGAAACTAGATGGATGCGTTTAAATCGTTGGGTAAATGTTTATTATGACGATTTGGCCAAAGATGTACCTGCAGCGATTGATGCGCTCAATACTTTTATCAAGCAGCTAGGTTTACAACAAGATGATCCGCTTGCACAAAGTACTTTATTAAAAAACAACAAAAATTGTTTAAAAACGGAGTTAACTGTAAACCAAAAAATGGATGTCTATATTAGTGGTCCATCAGGTTGCGTTGGCGATGATACTGAGCAGTGGGTTTATGACAGTTTAGGGCGTATCCATAGTAAAGCGGCTATGGGGCAGTGTCTAACAGGTAATGGGGGAAGTGCGAAAGTCACCTTGACTGACTGTGTGGCAAATAATGCAGCACAAGTATGGTCAATGGATGCCATGACTTCTGCCATTAAGCAAGCTGGACAATGCTTAGATTTGAATACTGGTAATTTGGTGAATAATCGTCAAATTGCAATTCGATACAGTTGCTCTGGAAATAATAATCAAAGATGGACAATGCTGAACCAAAATACAAGCTTGATTTTAGCTGGGGCAACATCAAGAAATATTGGTATTTTAGTGAAAAGTCTAAAAACTCAATGA
- the rpsT gene encoding 30S ribosomal protein S20 has product MANSAQAKKRARQNVKARKHNASLRSMVRTYIKRTVAAIAAGDYAVASEAYKTAVPVIDRMADKGIIHKNKAARHKSRLNAQVKALAN; this is encoded by the coding sequence GTGGCAAACTCTGCTCAAGCTAAAAAACGTGCTCGTCAAAACGTTAAAGCACGCAAACACAACGCAAGCTTACGTTCTATGGTTCGTACTTATATCAAACGTACAGTAGCTGCTATCGCTGCTGGTGATTATGCAGTTGCTTCTGAAGCATACAAAACTGCTGTACCAGTAATTGACCGTATGGCTGATAAAGGCATCATCCATAAGAATAAAGCTGCTCGTCATAAGAGCCGTTTAAATGCACAAGTTAAAGCTCTAGCTAACTAA
- a CDS encoding nucleoside-diphosphate sugar epimerase, which produces MTQNIEQAIVIGATGLVGLNLIQQLQQLPSCSKILAVVRKHNVQLDHYDKVQQLELDDFLLLNHEDVQGYSHAFSCLGTTLKKAGSKERFYAIDYVVNAHFAELFVLTKTHYVLISALGAQANSKIFYNRVKGELEETIRGLNLYKVSILQPSLLIGQRNEARMLEDIFQTTYTKISRFIPKHFKYKPVTAEQVAHTMVEAAQTQTEKFEIYDNLCIQKTK; this is translated from the coding sequence ATGACACAAAATATAGAACAAGCCATTGTGATTGGAGCAACAGGTTTGGTGGGTTTAAACCTGATTCAACAATTACAACAACTGCCAAGTTGTAGCAAAATACTGGCTGTGGTCAGAAAGCATAATGTGCAGCTCGATCACTATGATAAAGTTCAGCAACTAGAGTTGGATGATTTTTTATTACTCAACCATGAGGATGTTCAGGGTTACAGTCATGCTTTTAGTTGTTTGGGTACGACTTTAAAGAAAGCTGGCTCAAAAGAGCGGTTTTATGCCATCGACTATGTGGTGAATGCACATTTTGCGGAATTGTTTGTTTTGACCAAAACGCATTATGTGTTGATCAGTGCCTTGGGTGCACAAGCCAATTCAAAAATTTTCTATAATCGCGTCAAAGGTGAGCTTGAGGAGACCATTCGCGGACTCAATCTATATAAGGTAAGTATTTTGCAACCATCCTTACTCATTGGACAGCGCAATGAAGCTCGTATGTTGGAAGATATATTCCAAACGACTTATACCAAAATATCGCGTTTTATACCAAAGCATTTTAAATATAAGCCAGTGACAGCAGAACAAGTGGCTCATACTATGGTCGAGGCTGCCCAAACGCAGACCGAGAAATTTGAAATATATGATAATTTATGCATACAAAAGACAAAATGA
- the rraA gene encoding ribonuclease E activity regulator RraA, giving the protein MVTTAFVTCDLLDDHPELDLQVVSPSMDGKFFRSYGARKTFGGQVVTVKCFEDNSRVKELLATDGTGKVLVVDGGASMRCALMGDLIAESAVRNHWNGVVIYGCVRDVDAIAELDLGVHALAAIPQKSNRKGVGEVDISLHFGGVTIQSGHYLYADNNGIVIAKEKLVDA; this is encoded by the coding sequence ATAGTGACGACAGCATTTGTGACATGCGATTTATTGGATGATCATCCTGAACTAGATTTACAAGTGGTTAGCCCATCGATGGATGGTAAGTTTTTTAGGAGTTATGGTGCGCGTAAAACCTTTGGTGGTCAGGTGGTTACGGTGAAATGCTTTGAAGATAACTCGCGGGTGAAAGAGCTGTTAGCAACAGATGGTACGGGTAAAGTATTGGTTGTGGATGGAGGTGCTTCGATGCGCTGTGCCTTAATGGGAGACTTAATTGCAGAGTCAGCAGTTAGAAATCACTGGAATGGTGTAGTGATTTATGGTTGTGTCCGTGATGTAGATGCTATTGCTGAACTAGATTTAGGCGTGCATGCTTTAGCTGCTATTCCACAAAAAAGTAATCGTAAAGGTGTAGGAGAAGTTGATATCAGCCTGCATTTTGGGGGTGTCACCATTCAATCAGGTCATTATCTCTATGCGGATAATAATGGCATTGTCATTGCAAAAGAAAAACTGGTCGATGCATAA
- a CDS encoding glutathione S-transferase N-terminal domain-containing protein, with protein sequence MVKHQIKVIQALFSGLAQGGRGVTGTPHPKQPEQPLKLYEFEGSPYCRRVREVLTLLNLDYEVYPCPKGGTKYRPLVKQLGGKTQFPFLLDENTDTKLYESEDIIHYLFEQYGRSGKTPKKYAHYPKTPYVAYVGTLVNGASGVWINKNIKDRAAPAQLLQLWGFEASPYTRIVRGLLTELELPFKFHNVPKERWQDQGPAVLRLKPGKYVPLAGGKREQVMQVMGRDIQVPYLVDPNTETALFESADIVAYLKQTYAA encoded by the coding sequence ATGGTGAAGCATCAAATTAAAGTGATTCAGGCTCTTTTTTCGGGGCTTGCGCAAGGTGGGCGTGGTGTAACAGGAACACCGCATCCTAAACAACCTGAGCAACCTTTAAAGCTCTATGAGTTTGAAGGCTCGCCATATTGTCGTCGTGTACGTGAAGTGCTGACTTTGTTGAACTTGGATTATGAAGTGTATCCATGCCCTAAGGGTGGAACCAAATATCGCCCTTTGGTGAAACAGCTGGGTGGGAAAACCCAATTTCCTTTTTTACTCGATGAAAATACAGACACCAAGCTGTACGAGTCTGAAGATATTATTCACTACTTGTTTGAACAATATGGTCGTAGTGGTAAAACACCGAAAAAGTATGCACATTATCCCAAAACGCCTTATGTTGCTTATGTTGGTACATTGGTGAATGGTGCGAGTGGGGTCTGGATCAACAAGAACATTAAAGATCGTGCAGCGCCAGCACAGCTGTTACAACTTTGGGGATTTGAAGCCAGTCCTTATACTCGGATCGTCCGTGGTTTGCTGACCGAGTTGGAGCTACCTTTTAAGTTTCATAATGTGCCTAAAGAGCGTTGGCAAGATCAAGGCCCAGCAGTACTGCGTTTGAAGCCTGGCAAATATGTGCCTTTGGCAGGTGGAAAGCGTGAGCAAGTCATGCAGGTGATGGGGCGTGATATTCAAGTGCCATATTTGGTTGATCCGAATACCGAAACAGCTTTGTTTGAGTCGGCAGATATTGTTGCTTATCTCAAGCAGACCTATGCAGCATAA
- a CDS encoding alpha/beta fold hydrolase has product MPHYLMPDGEKLYVREFGQGTPVLVLSGLGMQSWQWLPFLYQHRKKYRFYIPDWRGFGGSAQCRIPTLDAISSHWQDLNCFLKQYADTAFHVIAYSMGATTAMHGMQYGRFQNHIRSYLHIDQTPKISVDADWPHGLFAEKHATFKAILQNIADLLAQNTQYRLVSDLTAPIRTELVKQWLAFIQLQATPSRSTVLFQKAFQQPRLQKFMLPIQRLDYMAWYIQNYLDHQEDYRSALSQIDRPTTFFIGEDSKLYPAQGQKLIASSVLHAKTVIFKKSGHTPLLSEPRKFSQEITRFLNATNV; this is encoded by the coding sequence ATGCCACACTACCTCATGCCAGATGGCGAAAAACTCTATGTTCGAGAATTTGGACAAGGCACACCCGTACTGGTTTTATCTGGCTTAGGGATGCAAAGTTGGCAATGGCTACCTTTTTTATATCAACATCGCAAAAAGTACCGTTTTTATATTCCTGACTGGCGGGGTTTTGGTGGTTCAGCACAGTGTAGAATTCCCACACTGGATGCGATTTCCAGCCACTGGCAAGATTTAAACTGCTTTCTAAAACAATATGCTGATACAGCATTCCATGTGATTGCCTATTCTATGGGTGCTACGACAGCCATGCATGGCATGCAGTATGGTCGCTTTCAAAACCATATCCGCAGCTATTTACACATCGACCAAACCCCCAAGATTAGCGTCGATGCAGACTGGCCACATGGTTTATTTGCTGAAAAGCATGCTACTTTCAAAGCCATCTTACAAAACATTGCAGACCTATTGGCACAAAATACGCAGTATCGTTTGGTTTCAGACTTAACAGCACCTATACGCACCGAACTAGTCAAGCAATGGTTGGCTTTTATTCAACTACAAGCCACACCATCTCGAAGCACAGTTTTATTTCAAAAAGCTTTTCAACAACCACGCTTACAGAAGTTTATGCTCCCCATCCAGCGTTTAGACTATATGGCTTGGTACATTCAAAATTATCTTGACCATCAAGAAGACTATCGCAGTGCACTCAGTCAGATTGACCGACCGACTACATTTTTTATTGGTGAAGACTCAAAACTTTATCCAGCTCAAGGACAAAAGCTGATTGCCTCAAGTGTGCTGCATGCCAAAACGGTGATCTTTAAAAAATCTGGGCATACGCCTTTATTAAGTGAACCGCGCAAATTCTCCCAAGAAATTACACGTTTCCTCAACGCTACGAATGTTTAA
- a CDS encoding PadR family transcriptional regulator, translating to MSLAHVLLTSLIEKPSTGIELARRFDRSMGFFWNATHQQIYRELSAMQSKGWISTIEDDGATSRKKTYQAELLGRTELADWLVKQSPPAQLREELMVRLRVEAQLGGNTVLPELERHLTLHKEKLQIYQSIFAKDFGHAEENDRTLYIHKMILQLGINLESGWIEWLETIIPALKNFEK from the coding sequence ATGTCATTAGCTCATGTTTTATTGACCAGTTTGATTGAAAAACCAAGCACAGGTATTGAGTTAGCGCGTCGTTTTGACCGTTCAATGGGCTTCTTTTGGAATGCTACACATCAACAGATATATAGAGAACTCAGCGCTATGCAGAGCAAAGGCTGGATTTCAACAATAGAAGATGATGGTGCAACCTCGCGTAAAAAAACCTATCAAGCGGAACTGCTTGGACGTACAGAACTTGCGGACTGGTTGGTCAAACAAAGCCCACCTGCCCAGCTACGCGAAGAACTGATGGTGAGACTGCGTGTTGAGGCTCAGCTTGGTGGCAATACAGTTTTGCCCGAACTTGAACGCCATCTGACCCTACACAAAGAAAAATTACAAATTTACCAAAGTATTTTTGCCAAAGACTTTGGTCATGCTGAAGAAAATGATCGTACCTTATATATTCATAAAATGATTTTACAACTTGGAATTAATTTAGAAAGTGGTTGGATTGAGTGGCTAGAGACCATAATTCCAGCACTTAAAAACTTCGAAAAATAA